TTTCGCCCGCGCCGGGGTCGAGATGGCCGTCTGGGACGCTGCCGGGCGCGCGCTGAACGTGCCGGTCTCCCAACTGTTGGGCGGAGCCCGGCAGGAGCGGCTGCCCGTGACGTGGGCGCTGGGCACCGAACCGGCGGAAATCGTCATCGACGAGGCCCGCGAGCTGCTCGCTCAGGGCCGGCACCACTCGTTCAAACTCAAGATGGGCACCCTGCCCGCCGACGAAGACGTCACCCGCGTCAGCGCGGTCACCCACGCCCTCGACGGCGCCGCTCCCGTGGCGGTGGACCTCAACGGAGCGTGGGACGAACACACTGCCCGCCGGTGGCTGCCCGCCCTGGCCGAGGCCGGCGTCCACCTCGCAGAACAGCCCCTGCCCGCCGCCAACGTCGCGGGCCTGGCCCGGCTGCGGCACCAGACCACTATCGCGATCATGGCCGACGAGTCGCTGTGGACCCCGGCCGACGCGCTGCACCTGGCCACCGCGCACGCCGCGGACGTCCTGGCGCTCAAGATCGGCAAAAGCGGCGGCCTGTCCGCGACCCGCCGGATCGCCGCCGTCGCCGACGCGGCCGGGCTCGGCTGCTACGGCGGCACCACGATTGAAACCTCCCTCGGCACGTCGGCCTCGGCGCATCTGTTCGCCGCCACCACCGTCGGCGTGGGCACCGAACTGTTCGGCCCGCTGTTGCTGGCCGACGACATCGCGACCGAACCGGTCACCTACGAGGCGGGCGAGCTGCTGCTGACCGACGGGCTCGGGTTCGGCATCACCATCGACGAAGAGAAGGTGGCGAAATATGCACGCCGTTGACACCCAGCGTGCCGCCTACACGCTGACCCTGCGCGGACCCCGCGTGCGCTACGGCCCGGGCACCGCCCGCACCGACCTCACCGCCGAACTCGACCGGCTGCACGCCCGCCGAGTCCTGCTCGTGGCCACCACGCGAGCCCGCACTGCCCACCAGGACGTGCTCGCCCCGGTCGACGGCCGGATCGCCGGTCACGTGCCCACCGTGCGCCGGCACGTCCCGGCCGAGGACGCCCGCGCCGCGGCCAGCCTGGCCCGCGACATCGAGGCCGACCTGCTGCTCAGTCTCGGCGGCGGCTCCGCGACCGGCACGGCCAAGGCCGTCGCCGTCGAGACCGGCCTGCCGATCGTCGCACTCCCGACCACCTACGCGGGCTCGGAGATGACCCCGATCTACGGGATCACCGAGGACGGCGTGAAACGCACCGCGCGCTCGGACCGGGCGCTGCCCACCACTGTGGTCCTCGATCCGGAGCTGACCGCCGACCTGCCGCCGGAGCTCGCCCGGACCAGCGCGGTCAACGCGCTCGCCCACGCCACCAGCGGGGTGTTCGCCGCCGGGCACAGCCCGCTGACCGACCTGCTCGCCGCCGGCGCGACCCGCTTGCTCGCCGACGGGCTGCAGCGCACGGCCCGCGCCGACCTCACCCAGGGCGCGCAGCTGGCCGGAACGGTGCTCGCGCACGCCGGCTCCAGCGCTCACCACACGGCCTGCCACATTCTCGGCGGGGCGTTCGACCTGCCCCACGCCGAAACCCACGCGGCCCTGCTCCCGCACACGCTGGCGTTCCTGCAGCAGGACCGCCCCGACCGCGCCGCAGCGCTCGGCGTGCCGGACGTCGCGGCGATGGTGTCGACGCTGCTCGACGACGTCGGCGCCTCCGTACGGCTGCGGGAGATCGGCCTCGACCAGGCTCGGCTCGGGCTCGCGGCGGAACTGCTCGCTTCCGGCGTGCCGGACCTGGACCAGGCACGAGCGGCCGCGCTGGTGAAGGAGGCGTGGTGAACGCGGCAGCGGCCAAGAGGCCGCTGGATGCCCGCAGCCTGCGTGGCTGCCTGGGGCAGTTCGCCACCGGCGTCGCCGTCGTCACCTACGACACCGACGACGGCCCGCGCGGCGCCACGATCAACTCCTTCACCTCGGTGTCGATGGACCCACCGTTGGTACTGGTGTCCTTCGCCCGCCACACCACCGCGGCCCGCCTGCTCGGCGACCGCCCGTTCGTGGTCAACGTCCTCGCCGCCAACCAGCTCGACGTCGCGCTGCAGTTTGCGGGCCGGCCCCAAGAGGGCCTGGAAGTGCCGTGGTCGCCGACTGCCGAAGTGCCGCGGCTGCGCGGCACCGTCGCGTGGCTGCAATGCACCCCATGGGCCACCCAGGACGGCGGGGACCATCTGCTGTTCCTCGGCGAAGTCGTGCACCACGACTCCTGCCGCGGCGATCCACTGCTGTTCCACAAAGGACAGTTCCGGATGGCCGGCGTCGCGGTATACGACCTGCCCCGCGTCGTCCAGCTCGACGGCCGGCCCCTCGCACCCTGGGTCGGCCACGCCCACCGGCTCCACGAGATCACCGAACCCGGCTACCTCGACGAGCCCTGAACCACCCGAACCTCAAGGAGGAGGTCACTCATCATGAAGGTCACGTACTTCCAGCAGGTCCCTTACCGGGATCTGCCTGACGACTTCGCAAAGCGCTACGCCGAATCGGTCATCACCACGCCCTACTTCGAGGTCACCAGCCCGGACAAGGTCCACAGTGCGTTCCGCGAGGCGCTCGACGAGATCATGCACGCCGCCCGCGCCGGGTTCGACGCCATCGCCATCACCGAACACGGCCAGAGCTCCTACGACATGGCGCCCAACCCCAACATCCTGGAAGCCGCGGCCGCCTACGCCACCGAAGCGGAGGGGATCGCCACCGGCATCTACCCGCTCGGCCGGTCCCTAGGAAAGAGCCGCGAACCCTTGCGCGCGGCGGAAGAACTGGCAATGCTCGACGCGATCAGCGGCGGGCGGCTCATCGCAGGATTCCCCGTCGGGCTCGCCTACGACGCCAACGTCAACAACGGCGTCCCGCCCGCCGAAACGAGGCTGCGGTTCGACGAAAACATCGAATTGGTCCTCAAAGCCTGGACCGAGCACGAGGTGTTCCCCTGGAACGGACGTTTCCACCAGCACCCCGCGGTCAACATCTGGCCCCGCCCCCTCCAGCAGAATCCGCACCCACCAGTGTTCGTCACCGGCATCGGCAACCCCCGCACCATGGAGTTCTGCCTCAACCGCGGCTTCGGGTTCAACTACTTCGGCTGGTTCGGTGCCAAGGTCACCGGACGGCGCATCTTCGACCGGTTCTGGGACGCCGCGAACCGGCTCGGTAAGGACAACAACCCTTACCAGATGGGGTTCATGCAGACCATCTGTGTCGCCGACACCGACGCCCAGGCCGAAAAGCTGTTCGCCCGCCACGCGGAGTACTTCTTCCAGAAGGCGATCGGGTCGATCCCGATGGAACGCCTCGCCCTGCCCGGCGGCATCGACATCAAGGGGCTGGAGTTCATCTTCCGCGATCCCGGCGACTTCGGTATCTACGCCAAGATGCGCCAGGCCAGCTTCAAGGAGCTCGTCGAAGCCGGCTCGGTCATCTGCGGCAGCCCCGCCACCGTGCGGGCCCAGATCAGTGAGTTCGCCCGCGAATTCCGCATCGGCAACCTGCACGCCATGCTCCAGTTCGGCTCCATGCCGCACGAACTGGCCAAGGACAACATCAGCCTGTTCGGCGAACAGGTCCTGCCCCACATCCAGCAGATCTGGACCGACGAAGGCTGGAACCACCACTGGTGGCCCCAAGTCCTCGGCGGCGTCCCCCATCCCGCCGGCCGGCAGGCCAGCACCGAAAACGAGGCGGTGACCGCGCGATGAGCACCACCCTGACCGACCGCACCGTGTCCACCTGGAACGACCGCGTCACCATCCGGGTCCGCGTCGGCGGCGACGGCCCACCGCTGGTGTACCTGCACCCCTCCGGCGGCCTGGCCTGGGACCCGTTCCTCGACCGCCTCGCCGAGCACTACACGATCTACGCGCCCGAGTTCCCCGGCACCACCCCCGGCGATCCGTACGCCATCCACCAGATCGACGACCTGTGGGACACCGTCCTGATCTACGAGCAGACACTGCGCGGTCTCGGGCTGTCCGCCGTGCCGGTTGTCGGGCAGTCCTTCGGCGGGATGCTCGGCGCCGAACTCGCCGCCGCCTACCCGGACCTGGTGTCGCGGCTGGTGTTGCTCGACCCGATCGGGCTCTGGCGGGACGACGCTCCGGTCGCCAACTGGATCGCCGCCCCGCCGACCGAACTGCCCGGCCTGCTGTTCGCCGATCCCACCGGCGACGCCGCCCAGGCCATGTTCGCCATGCCCGAGGATCCCGACGCTCTCGCCAGCGCGCAGGCGGCCATGGTCTGGAATCTGGGCGCCACCGGCAAACTCTGCTGGCCTATTCCCGACCGCGGCCTCGGCAAGCGACTGCACCGCATCACCGCACCCACCCTCGTCGTCTGGGGCGAACAAGACGCCCTCATCTCTCCCGCGTACGCCGAGGAGTTTCGCAACCGCATCGCCGACAGCCGGGTCGAGATCATTCCCAAGTCCGGCCACATCCCCCAGGTCGAACAGACCGAGACCACCTACACGGCGGTCTCCGCGTTCCTCGGCTGACAGACGTAGTCAGGGCAAGCGACCTGGCCGAGTCCCGCCTCGGCTCGGCCAGGGTCGCTGGTTCCCGTGGTGCCGCCGACCGGCTGCGCCGGATCAGAACTCGATGCCGTAATGCTCGTCGCCGTTGGGTGGCGGCGGAGTCGGTGTCTCGACGGCGGTGCGGCTGCGCACCACGGTACGTGCGGTGTCGATGAAGCGGCGCACGAGCGGGCTGACGTCGGTTTCTTGGTAGGCCAGGGCCAGACCGGTGGTGAGGGCGGGCGTGGCGAGGGGTCGGAAGGTGGCGCCGTTGATGTGGAGGTGGCGCAGGGACGCGGGGACCAGCGCGACGCCCATGTCGGCGGCGACGAGCGCGACCAGTGCGGCGCTGTCGGCCACCGTCTGCCGGATGCGCGGAGTGAACCCGGCGGTTTCGCACGCCGACCGCATGACCGAGTACATCGTGGACGGTGGGTCGCTGGGGTAGGAGATGAACCATTCGTCGCGTAAGTCGGCCAGGTCGAGGCTGCGGTGCACGGTCGCGGGGTGGCGGCTGGCCAGGATGGCGACGACGGGTTCGTGGCGGATCGTTTCGACGGCGAGGCCGGGGACGGTCACCGGCGGGCGGAGCACGCCGACCGACAGCCGTCCGTCGAGCAGTTGCTCGGTCTGGCGCGGGGTGACCATGTCGCTGTGGACTTCGAGGGTGACGTCGGGGTAGCGGTCGGCGTAGGCGCGCACGAGGGTCGGCAGCAGTTCGTAGGTGGCGGAGCCGGTGAACCCGACGCTGAGTGAGCCGAGTTGGCCGGCTGCGGCCTTGCGCGCATCGTCGGCGGCGGTCTCGGCGTCGGTGAGCAGGGCGCGGGCGCGTTGCAGGAACACCTCGCCGGCGTAGGTGAGCGCGACCGAGCGGGTGGTGCGGGTGAACAGCTCGACGCCAAGGTCGCGTTCGAGCTGGCGGATCTGCTGCGACAGCGGCGACTGGGCGATGGTCAGCCGCTCTGCCGCGCGGGTGAAGTTGCGTTCCTCGGCCACGGCCAGGAAGTACCGCAGGTGCCGAAGTTCCACGATCACCTCCCAATTCAGATGTAGTAGGTCTCAACAGAGCTGGATCTAGTCTTTCACAAACTGGCACCCGGCGTGCGACGGTGACAGTTACCACAGCCCGAGGAGGTGCTGAAATGCCCACCGCCACCAGTCCCGTCCACACCCCGCAGACAGACGGACCGACGTCGGCGGTCGACCCGCGGGCACTGCGCCGGTGCTTCGGCCGGTTCACCACCGGTGTCACCGTGATCAGCTACCACGTGGGTGACCAGATCCGGGGCGCGACGGTCAACTCGTTCACCTCGGTGTCGCTGGACCCGCCCTTGGTGCTGGTCTCGCTGGCCCGCTCGACGCAGGCCTGCGGCGCGGTGGCGGATCTGCCGTTCGCGATCAATGTGCTGCGTGCCGACCAGCCCGACGTCGCGATGCAGTTCGCCGGCCGGACCCGGCCGGGCCTGCGGATCGCCTGGGACCTCCCCGCGGGCGAGGATGAGCCGCCGACGCTGGCGGACGCGGTCGCGGTGTTCCGCTGCCGTCCGTGGCGTCGCTACGACGGCGGCGATCACGTGCTGCAGCTCGGTGAGATCACCGGGTTCGAGGATCGCGCGGGCGAGCCGCTGGTGTTCGGCGACGGCCGGTTCGTCTCGACCGGGCTGCCGCTGCTGGACGGCCCGATGGTGTTCAGCCTCGACGGCCCGCCGAGCCCCGGCTGGGTCGGCGCCGCCCAGCGCTTCCACGCGATGCCCGAGCACTGACCGCCCTCTCGCCGCTGCGCATTGACCACAAACACCGGAGGATCAATGAAGATCACCTTGTTCGAGCAGGCCCCGTACCGGTACCTGCCCGATGATTTCGAGCAGCACCACCAGTCGGTGTGCACCACGCCGTACTCGGTGACCAACCGCGACGGCGTCTATTCGTCGATCCGCGACTTCATGGACGAGCTGATGCTCGGCGCCCGCACCGGCTTCGACGGCATCGCCGTCACCGAGCACGGCCAGTCCAGCTACGACATGGTGCCCAACCCGGACCTGGTGGCCAGCGCACTCGCGTACCAGACCGAAGCCGAAGGCCTGGACGTCGCGATCTTCCCGATGGGCCGGTCGCTGGGCAAGGCCCGCGAACCCGTGCGGGTCGCGGAGGAGTACGCCTTCATCGACGTCCTCTCCGGCGGCCGCCTGGTAGCCGGTTTCCCGATCGGCCTGCACTACGACGCGAGCGTCAACAACGGCGTCCCGCCGATCGAGATCCGCCCGCGGTTCGACGAGAACCTCGAACTCCTGCTGCGGGCCTGGAGGGATCAGGAGCCGTTCGTCCACAACGGACGGTTCAGCCAGTACCCGTCGGTGAACATCTGGCCGCGCCCGCTGCAGCCGACGCCACCGGTGTGGATCACCGGTATCGGCAACCCACGCACGATGCAGATGTGCCTGGAACGCAACTTCGGCTTCAACTACCTGTCGTGGTTCGGGGCCAAGCTGACCGGTAAGCGGATCTTCGACCGGTTCTGGGAGATCGCCGACCAGGTCGGCGTCCCCCGCAATCCCTATCGGCTCGGGTTCCTGCAGACCATCGCAGTGTCCGAAACGGACGAACGCGCCGAGCAGGAATACGCCGCGCACCTGGAATACGGGTTCCGCAAGGGCCTCGGCTCCATCCCACCCGAGATGCTCGGCCTGCCCGGCGGCATCGACATCCGCGGCGTGCAGGCACTGGTGAAGGATCCTGGCGACTTCGGTCTGTACTACCAGATGAAGAGCGCGTCCTTCCGCGAGCTGGTCGACGCGGGCGTGGTGATCTGCGGCAGCCCGGCCACCGTGCGCGAGCAGCTGCGCGAATACTGCAGCCAGTACGGCATCGGCACCCTGCACGCCATGCTCGGCTTCGGCTCACTGCCACGGGACCTGGCGATGAAGAACATCCAGCTCTTCGCCGAAGAGGTCGCCCCGCACCTGCGGGACCTGTGGTCCGACAGCGAGCACCGCCACCACTGGTGGCCCGAACGCCTCGGCGGCGACCCGACACCGGTCACTCCCGGCGCGACCGCGACCGAAGGCGCACCCACTCGCACCACGACGCAGAAGACGGCGGTGACGGTCTGATGACGACCATCGAAACGACCAACCCGGTCATCACCGAAGAGACCGTGCCGGTGTGGAACGGCAAGCTCTCGATCAAGGTGAAGATCGCCGGCGCCGGCGCTCCGCTGCTCTACCTGCACCCGGCCGCCGGGCTCGCGTGGGATCCGTTCCTGTCCGAGCTCGCCCAGACCCACACCGTCTACGCCCCCGAATTCCCCGGCACCAGCGCTGGCGATCCCTACGCCATCCACGCCGTGGACCACCTCTCCGACATCGTGCTGATCTACGAAGAGGTCGTGCGCACCCTCGGGCTGCACAAACCGGTGGTGATCGGCCAGTCCTTCGGCGGGATGCTCGCCGCGGAACTCACCGCGGCCTACCCGCAGCTCGCGTCGAAGGTGGTGCTGCTCGACCCGATCGGGCTGTGGCGCGACGACCTCCCGATCGCCAACTGGATCGCGACGCCGCCTGCCGAACTCCCGGCGCTGCTGTTCCGCGACCCGAGCGGGCCGGGTGCGCAGTCGATGCTCGCCATGCCCGACGATCCCGACATCGCCGCCGCCGCGACCGCGGCGATGGTCTGGGCCTTTGGTAGCACCGGCAAGTTCGTGTGGCCCGTGCCCGATCGAGGGCTGCGCTCCCGCCTGCACCGGCTCACCGTGCCGGTCCTGCTGGTCTGGGGCCGCGACGACCGGGTCGCTCCGGTCGGCTATGTCGCCGAGTGGCAGCACGAGCTCGCCGACAGCCAGGCCGTCGTGATCGACGACTGCGGCCACATCCCGCAGGTCGAACGGCTCGACCAGACCGTCACCGCCGTCGAGAAGTTTCTTTCCTGACACCGAAGTTGGAGCACCCTGTGACCGCCACACCCGCACCGACCGCGGCCGGTTCCGGCGCGAACGCCACCGCCGCCTTCCGCGCCGGCACCACCCGTCGCGGACCCGCTGACGTCGACCAGCAGCGCGTGAGCACCGTCGCCCACGCCCTCCTCGACGCCGTGCACGGCGTCATCCGCGACCACGAGATCACCTACCCGGAATTTCAAGCCGCGAAGCAGTGGCTGATCGACGTCGGCGAAGGCGGCGAATGGCCGCTGTTCCTCGACGTGTTCGTCGAGCATGAGGTCGAGCAGGTCGCCGAGCGCACGCAGCACGGGACCAAGGGCACCATCGAAGGCCCGTATTACCTGCCTGGCCAGAAAACCCTGCCGGCGGTGACGGCTCTGCCGCAGCGCGCGGACGAGAAAGGCGACGTTCTCGTGTTCACCGGGCAGGTTCGCGCGCTCGACGGCACCCCGCTCGGCGGCGCCGAGGTCGACATCTGGCACGCCGACGCCGACGGCTACTACTCCGGCTTCGCCCCGCACATCCCCGACGGCAACCTGCGTGGCGTGATCACCACTGACGACCAGGGCCGCTTCGAGATCACCACCGTTCAACCCGCACCGTACCAGATCCCCACCGACGGCCCCACCGGCAAACTCATCACCGCGGCCGGCTGGCATCCGTGGCGCCCCGCGCACCTGCACCTGATGGTGCGCGCACCGGGGTACCGGCAGATCACCACACAGCTGTACTTCCACGGCGGCGAGTGGCTCGACTCCGACGTTGCGAGCGCGACCAAGGACGAACTCGTCCTCACGCCCGAGACGCGGCCCGACGGCCGCCGGCAGGCGACCTACGACTTCGACCTCGAACCCGCCTGATGAACCAGGATCTACACATCGACCGGGTCGAGACAGTGATCGTCGATATCCCGTTGCGCCGCCCGCACCGCTTCGCCCGCGCCACAATGGACGCACAGCCGGTGTTGTACGTGTTCATCCGCACCGCCGGTGGCGTCACCGGCACTGGCGAAGGAGTCGTCCCCGGCGGGCCGTGGTGGGGCGGCGAATCCGTCGAAACCATGCGGCTGATCGTCGAACGCTACCTCGTTCCTGTCCTCATCGGACGGACCGTCGACGACATCCACGGCCTGATGCGGGATATGACCGACGTCGTCGCCGCGAACCTCTTCGCCAAGGCCGCGGTCGAGGTCGCGCTGCACGACGCGTGGGCGCGCAGCCTCGGCGTGCCGGTGCACACCCTGCTCGGCGGCCGCGCCCGCACCTCGATCCCGGTCACCTGGGCGCTGGGCACCGAACCCGCGCCGGTGGTCGTCGAAGAAGCCCTCGCCAAACTCGACACCGGGCTGCACACCACCTTCAAGCTCAAGATGGGCGCGTTGGAACCCGCCGACGACGTCGCCCGGATCACGACCGTCGCCGAAAAACTCCGCGGCATCGCCGGAGTCCGCGTCGACCTCAACGCCCGCTGGGACCGGGTCACCGCACTGCGCCACCTCCCCGCGCTCGTCGGCGCCGGCGTCGAACTCGTCGAGCAACCTGTGCCCGGGCCCGATCTCGACGCGATGACCGAGATCGCCGCCGCACTGCCGATCCCGGTGATGGCCGACGAAAGCCTGCGCACACCCGCCGACGCGACCCGGATCGCACGCCACCGCGCCGCCGGTGTACTGGCGGTGAAGACCACCAAGTGCGCAGGACTGCGCGCCAGCATGGACATCGCCGCCATCGGCGCCGCCGCCGGCATCCCGACCCACGCCGCTACGTCGATCGAGTCCCCGATCGGCACCGCGGCCTCACTGCAGTTCGCCTGCGCCGCACCGGGCGTGACCTGGGGCAGCGAACTGTTCGGCCCCCTGCTCATGGCCGAGGACATGCTCACCGAACCTCTCCGCTACGCCGATGGTCATCTGCACCTGCCCGCCGGACCCGGTCTCGGAGTCGAACTCGACCCCGGCCAGGTCCGCGCCTTCCGAAGGGACTGAACGACCGTGCTCTTCCACGTACGCATGGATGTCGCGATCCCGCACGATCTCGAACCGAACCACCGCGAAGACCTCGTTGCCACCGAGCGGAAACGCGCACTCGAACTCCAGCACACCGGAGTCTGGCGGCACCTCTGGCGCGTCGTCGGCTGCTACAGCAACATCAGCATCTTCGACGTCGACACCAACGACGGACTGCACGCCATCCTCGAATCACTGCCGCTCTACCCCTACATGACCATCGAGGTCACGCCGCTCGCCCAGCACCCTTCCGACGTCTCCGTGGCAGTCGGACCGCGGTAGCAGACAACCCCCGGCCTCCGCGTCGTCTCAAAGCAGCCACCGGTCGCGTTCATGCCACCTATCCGTAGCTGCAAGGAATGTCTGGACGGTGCCGCTGATCCATTCGCCGCGGTCCCAGGTGGGCTAGCGGGCTCCTCCCGAGTTCGAGTCGGGCGTCGATCAGGCAGTAAGCGTCGCACTGGAACGCATGTCGTCCAAGGTGAGCGCTTCATCCGTGGCCCGCACGCGGCTCTCGGAACGCACAAGAGCAACCAGTTGCCGCGCCCGCATAGCCCCTATCCCGAGTTTCCGGCGCAGGGTATCGGCGGATATCGGCCGCTGATGGACGGACCTGTGAGCCGCGTCTTCCTGCCTCGCTCGTTCAAGCAGATCGCCATCAACCAACCTCGACGTTGGCCGCTTGCACTGCTCACCCACGCCGTGGGGCTTCGCGTTTCCGGTCGGCTCCGCCGCTTGCCCGATACCGTACGGTTCGTCGGAACCCGCTGCCTGCACCGGCTTCACCTCGCCAGGCGTTACTTCAGCCGGTTGACTTGCGGTAGCGAGTTCCCTCAACAGATCCGGGCCGACTACTGGTGGAGGGCACCTATTCGAAGTGTGCGCTATTCGTCGTCAGGTCAGTGGCGTTGCCGGTGGTCGCGCGGGCTTCCAGGTAGGCCGACCAGTCACGTTGAAGGGTCTTGGTCCAGGTGACGGCCGTGCCGATGTGCAGTCCGAGGAGCTCGGCGAGGACTGGTGCTGGGAGGTCGGCGGCGAACTCGGTGAGCGCGGCGTTGCGGGCGGGCCGGGCCTGAATTCCGTGGAGGGCCAGTCGTTTCCGGAACGGTTCCGTGCTGATCGGATGGCTTGCCGGGCGGCCGGGGAACAGCAGACATTGGGCTGGCGGGTTAGCCGAAGGGCGG
This Amycolatopsis sulphurea DNA region includes the following protein-coding sequences:
- the catC gene encoding muconolactone Delta-isomerase, whose amino-acid sequence is MLFHVRMDVAIPHDLEPNHREDLVATERKRALELQHTGVWRHLWRVVGCYSNISIFDVDTNDGLHAILESLPLYPYMTIEVTPLAQHPSDVSVAVGPR